In Malus sylvestris chromosome 16, drMalSylv7.2, whole genome shotgun sequence, the following are encoded in one genomic region:
- the LOC126608939 gene encoding uncharacterized protein LOC126608939: MAALPLGKLTILVGAGILGSVLAKEGRVSDVVSGAFKIAWKQIRRSDNTPAVNKPHNDSLMAQMNNLRKELEIIASSRPPVTIITMSRTGTSKYGIIIVVVAAGYGYLWWKGWKLPDMMFATRRSLSDASNSVAKQLESLFTSISTTQRKLSSQLDNVECSLDESIENTARTQQEVVQLQGRTDTISRDFKKVHHAVLTLETKINRIEGKQGEIAGGVWKLCDYALNMEKGINAERIQASPSSFSRPVLELPPASPSSLVTPPKASRPALELPSASPSRGNSGILEVVESSNRGEASNELRAPEGTNNASSSSGWFGFGFPTLNSSALLRTRSATTGMVQRKR; this comes from the exons ATGGCTGCTCTCCCTCTAGGCAAGCTCACCATTCTCGTCGGCGCAG GCATTCTTGGTTCAGTTCTTGCAAAAGAAGGACGTGTATCTGATGTTGTCTCTGGTGCTTTCAAG ATTGCTTGGAAACAAATTAGACGAAGTGATAATACTCCGGCGGTTAATAAACCACACAATGACTCTCTGATGGCTCAG ATGAACAACCTACGGAAGGAGCTGGAGATAATAGCATCAAGTCGACCACCAGttacaattataactatgaGTCGAACAG GTACTAGCAAATATGGTATAATTATTGTTGTAGTAGCCGCTGGATATGGCTACTTGTGGTGGAAG GGGTGGAAGCTTCCTGACATGATGTTTGCAACAAGACGTAGCTTGTCTGATGCTTCCAATTCTGTAGCTAAACAGCTTGAGAGTCTGTTTACATCAATTTCG ACCACTCAGAGGAAATTGTCTTCCCAACTTGATAATGTGGAATGTAGTTTGGATGAAAGTATAGAAAATACGGCTAGGACACAACAGGAG GTTGTTCAACTACAAGGAAGGACGGATACCATTAGCAGAGATTTTAAAAAAGTTCACCATGCAGTGCTGACTCTG gaaacaaaaattaatagaaTCGAAGGGAAGCAG GGTGAAATTGCCGGTGGAGTATGGAAGTTATGTGACTATGCCCTGAACATGGAAAAGGGCATAAACGCCGAACGCATTCAG GCATCACCATCCAGTTTTTCCAGGCCAGTTCTTGAACTACCACCAGCCTCCCCCTCATCTTTGGTGACACCACCGAAGGCCTCGAGGCCAGCGCTTGAGCTACCCTCAGCATCACCCTCAAGG GGGAATAGTGGAATCTTGGAAGTGGTTGAGTCCTCAAATCGTGGCGAGGCTTCCAATGAGCTTCGTGCTCCAGAAGGCACAAACAATGCGTCTTCCAGTTCTGGTTGGTTCGGGTTTGGGTTTCCAACTTTGAATAGTTCGGCACTCCTGAGGACGCGAAGTGCTACAACTGGAATGGTTCAACGGAAACGATGA
- the LOC126609025 gene encoding teosinte glume architecture 1-like, translating into MEDGSKGKLKDPGISMRKPSSSTTSLKRPRQPNNETKIAACLVDGCNSDLSKCRDYHRRHKVCELHSKTSKVTIKGQERRFCQQCSRFHSLVEFDEGKRSCRRRLDGHNKRRRKPQSESMPTNLGRFLSNYQGTRFLSFGNPQMCAAKNTHLWGCALKPENDYVLLDNHSQLNETRRSSYAYREKQIPFMQGFEYAHSEAAVYQPFTNTNFAPGNSSNSHRMFANGLYGDIESNRALSLLSWTRATQEEIGLSNTAQSSSVCPAQSMIPRIHYNNLGVQDEAAISNLVSDGNSIGNLHCQGKFQNSDYS; encoded by the exons ATGGAAGATGGATCAAAGGGCAAGTTGAAGGATCCTGGGATCTCTATGAGGAAGCCATCTTCGAGTACTACATCTTTGAAAAGACCACGACAACCCAATAACGAAACCAAGATTGCTGCATGCTTGGTTGATGGGTGCAATTCGGACCTTAGCAAATGCCGGGATTATCATCGACGGCATAAGGTATGTGAGCTCCATTCAAAGACCTCAAAAGTTACAATCAAGGGCCAGGAACGGCGGTTCTGTCAGCAGTGCAGCAG GTTCCATTCGTTGGTGGAATTCGATGAAGGAAAAAGAAGCTGCAGAAGACGTCTTGATGGACACAACAAACGTAGGAGGAAGCCTCAGTCAGAATCCATGCCCACAAATTTGGGAAGATTTCTTTCCAATTACCAAG GCACAAGATTCTTATCATTCGGTAATCCACAAATGTGTGCAGCAAAGAACACACATTTGTGGGGCTGCGCATTGAAACCGGAGAATGATTATGTGCTGCTTGATAACCACTCACAATTAAATGAGACAAGAAGAAGCTCATATGCTTACCGAGAAAAACAAATCCCATTTATGCAAGGCTTTGAATACGCGCACTCAGAAGCTGCTGTCTACCAACCATTTACAAATACCAACTTTGCACCGGGAAATTCTAGCAACAGCCATAGAATGTTTGCCAATGGATTATATGGCGACATAGAATCTAAtcgtgctctctctcttctgtcATGGACACGAGCAACACAAGAGGAGATTGGGCTGAGCAACACAGCACAGTCCAGTTCAGTCTGCCCGGCTCAGTCCATGATCCCAAGAATCCACTACAATAATCTGGGAGTGCAGGATGAGGCTGCAATTTCTAATTTGGTTAGTGATGGCAACAGCATTGGCAATCTCCACTGCCAAGGCAAGTTTCAGAATTCAGATTATTCCTGA